A window of the Cystobacter fuscus genome harbors these coding sequences:
- a CDS encoding ABC transporter permease → MGEKLRSVLPSVFSVLLALAVCWCFIALTRDAQTATEAYFQMLRGGLGDWPAFLDGGRVALLTRPLGEAAIKASILLLTGLSVAVAFKVGLFNIGAQGQMLMGALVAALVGAWWELPGPLHVLAALLMAGLAGGAWALIAAWLKLARGVHEVISTIMLNWIAVSLVDNWLVVGPLRAGAGTSLSTTGTPEILPSAHLPRLLGDISRLNLGFPLALAVALALWVWLSWLRTGFETRAVGLGAEAARAAGIPVTRRTAEAMGLAGGLAGLAGAVLVLGTELRYPGTLGAPYGFDGIAISLIGNSHPLGVTLSALFFGALRAGGTRMQLLGVHKSYPELIQGLALLFVAGRQVWLALLRNRRRAPQASAQAAPAPGPEVPRA, encoded by the coding sequence ATGGGTGAGAAGCTGCGCTCGGTGCTGCCCTCGGTCTTCTCCGTGCTCCTCGCGCTCGCGGTGTGCTGGTGCTTCATCGCCCTCACGCGCGACGCGCAGACCGCCACCGAGGCCTACTTCCAGATGCTGCGCGGGGGGCTCGGCGACTGGCCGGCCTTCCTCGACGGGGGGCGCGTGGCGCTGCTCACCCGGCCCCTGGGCGAGGCCGCCATCAAGGCGTCCATCCTGCTGCTCACCGGCCTGTCGGTGGCGGTGGCCTTCAAGGTGGGCCTGTTCAACATCGGTGCCCAGGGGCAGATGCTCATGGGCGCGCTGGTGGCGGCGCTGGTGGGCGCGTGGTGGGAGCTGCCCGGGCCGCTGCACGTGCTCGCGGCGCTGCTCATGGCGGGGCTCGCCGGGGGCGCGTGGGCGCTCATCGCCGCCTGGCTCAAGCTCGCCCGGGGCGTGCACGAGGTCATCTCCACCATCATGCTCAACTGGATCGCGGTGAGCCTGGTGGACAACTGGCTCGTGGTGGGTCCGTTGCGCGCCGGGGCGGGCACCTCCCTGTCCACCACCGGAACCCCGGAGATCCTCCCCAGCGCACACCTGCCGCGGCTGCTCGGGGACATCTCCCGGCTGAACCTGGGCTTCCCCCTGGCGCTGGCGGTGGCGCTGGCGCTCTGGGTGTGGCTGTCCTGGCTGCGCACGGGCTTCGAGACGCGCGCGGTGGGACTGGGCGCCGAGGCGGCCCGGGCGGCGGGCATTCCCGTCACCCGGCGCACCGCGGAGGCCATGGGGCTGGCCGGAGGGCTCGCGGGGCTGGCGGGCGCGGTGCTGGTGCTGGGCACCGAGCTGCGCTACCCCGGCACGCTGGGCGCTCCCTACGGCTTCGACGGCATCGCCATCTCCCTCATCGGCAACAGCCACCCGCTCGGGGTGACGCTCTCGGCGCTCTTCTTCGGAGCGCTGCGCGCGGGCGGCACGCGCATGCAGCTGCTCGGCGTGCACAAGAGCTACCCCGAGCTCATCCAGGGCCTGGCCCTGCTCTTCGTCGCGGGCCGGCAGGTGTGGCTCGCCCTGCTGCGCAACCGGCGGCGCGCGCCCCAGGCGTCCGCCCAGGCGGCGCCCGCTCCGGGTCCGGAGGTGCCACGTGCTTGA
- a CDS encoding YfhO family protein, which yields MSRSASRLAMVAATLALPLLYFHRATFSSDVFIARDILLVYYPLKQYWAERVSQGEFPAWYPYNGLGQPFAGMLISGVFHPTNVLYLLLPLGVALKVIALGSYVSALGGTYRFARQWGLERGCALLSGITYALGGYLVGISNNLLYLMAAATFPWALWGAERFLREPSARRAAAAALPLGLILLSGEPQSFALCCALVLVLVPLRAERASLPRAVSRAVLLIVLAALLAAVQIAPVLGIHEDTRPTATTLDLATYFSFHPLRMLEFVLGPIFLNPETDAVASFAMADELFQTGMHSFWVNSVHVGAPALLLVGAALWVHRRRALAWTVAALALLVLALSMGRHLPLYGWLYRWVPVWNVFRYPEKLLPYFMFACALGAGAGLRAVLREPVLSRRVGQAAFVLASLCGLFALAEWRGRVFSHGVIGALWKTPRPDIQDILHDNVLLASVVAGVTLGVMGVVLLRVRAPAFRAWALVSLQLVILYLANGDVYQVSIPELLESPSHVVGTLLEAEQDSGVVRPRVYGVAPELQDHEAIEGIAAIDIQSINMLDSLWPDTPALWHLESARPYLPVVSWRAVSLLGIQQAPLDLPPSRVLDLFHVKYVTVMAREYQRLNGKPDVILTEIPRFNELLLRNPLALPRAYLATPVCVPDEDAARAQLFSRSFTPGQQVVLECPPGTEHVEAPQSAGALGQVRFVRYAPEEVVLEVEATQPAALVLNDAYYSGWSATVDGQPASILPANVAVRGVRLTAGTHQVTFSFRAPGQRLGATITLVTLGLLGLAMLVQARQRAAGHASPAVPR from the coding sequence ATGTCACGGAGTGCGTCCCGGCTGGCGATGGTGGCGGCCACCCTCGCCCTGCCGCTGCTCTACTTCCACCGGGCGACGTTCAGTTCGGACGTCTTCATCGCGCGCGACATCCTGCTCGTCTACTACCCGCTCAAGCAGTACTGGGCCGAGCGCGTGTCCCAGGGGGAGTTTCCGGCCTGGTATCCCTACAACGGGTTGGGTCAGCCCTTCGCGGGCATGCTCATCTCCGGGGTCTTCCACCCCACCAACGTGCTCTACCTGCTGTTGCCGCTCGGGGTGGCGCTCAAGGTCATCGCGCTCGGCTCCTATGTGTCGGCGCTGGGAGGCACCTACCGCTTCGCCCGGCAGTGGGGTCTGGAGCGCGGGTGCGCGTTGCTGTCGGGCATCACCTACGCGCTGGGCGGCTACCTGGTGGGCATCAGCAACAACCTGCTCTACCTCATGGCCGCCGCCACGTTCCCCTGGGCGCTGTGGGGTGCCGAGCGCTTCCTGCGCGAGCCGTCCGCCCGCCGCGCCGCCGCCGCCGCGCTCCCGCTGGGTCTGATCCTCCTGAGCGGCGAGCCTCAGAGCTTCGCGCTGTGCTGTGCCCTGGTGCTGGTGCTCGTGCCGCTGCGTGCGGAGCGTGCCTCCCTGCCGCGCGCGGTGTCCCGGGCCGTGCTGCTCATCGTGCTCGCCGCCCTGTTGGCGGCGGTGCAGATTGCTCCCGTGCTCGGCATCCACGAGGATACGAGGCCCACCGCGACGACGTTGGATCTGGCCACCTACTTCTCGTTCCATCCCCTCCGGATGCTCGAGTTCGTGCTCGGCCCCATCTTCCTCAATCCCGAGACGGACGCGGTGGCCTCGTTCGCGATGGCCGATGAGCTGTTCCAGACGGGGATGCATTCCTTCTGGGTCAACTCGGTGCACGTGGGCGCGCCCGCGCTGCTCCTGGTGGGCGCGGCGCTCTGGGTCCACCGCCGTCGGGCCCTGGCGTGGACGGTGGCGGCCCTGGCGCTGCTCGTGCTGGCGCTGTCGATGGGACGGCACCTGCCCCTGTATGGCTGGCTGTACCGGTGGGTGCCCGTCTGGAACGTCTTCCGCTATCCGGAGAAGTTGCTGCCCTACTTCATGTTCGCCTGTGCCCTGGGGGCGGGCGCGGGGCTGCGGGCCGTGCTGCGCGAGCCCGTCCTGTCGCGCAGGGTGGGCCAGGCCGCGTTCGTGCTCGCGTCGCTCTGTGGCCTGTTCGCGCTGGCCGAGTGGCGCGGGCGGGTGTTCTCCCACGGGGTGATCGGTGCCCTCTGGAAGACGCCGCGGCCCGACATCCAGGACATCCTCCACGACAACGTGCTGCTCGCGTCCGTGGTGGCGGGGGTGACGCTCGGGGTGATGGGGGTCGTGCTGCTCCGGGTGCGAGCGCCCGCCTTCCGGGCCTGGGCCCTCGTCTCGCTCCAGCTCGTCATCCTCTACCTGGCCAACGGGGACGTGTACCAGGTGTCCATCCCGGAGCTGCTGGAGAGTCCCTCCCACGTGGTGGGGACCCTCCTGGAGGCCGAGCAGGACAGCGGCGTCGTCCGGCCCCGCGTCTATGGCGTGGCGCCGGAACTCCAGGATCACGAGGCCATCGAGGGCATCGCCGCCATCGACATCCAGTCCATCAACATGCTCGACTCCCTCTGGCCGGACACCCCCGCGCTCTGGCACCTGGAGAGCGCCAGGCCCTATCTTCCCGTCGTGTCCTGGCGGGCCGTGAGCTTGCTGGGGATACAGCAGGCGCCCCTCGATCTTCCTCCGAGCCGGGTCCTGGACCTCTTCCACGTGAAATACGTCACGGTGATGGCGCGGGAGTACCAGCGGCTCAACGGCAAGCCCGACGTCATCCTCACCGAGATTCCACGCTTCAACGAGCTGCTGTTGCGCAATCCCCTGGCGCTGCCGCGCGCCTATCTGGCCACGCCGGTGTGCGTGCCGGATGAAGACGCGGCCAGGGCCCAGCTCTTCTCCCGCTCCTTCACGCCCGGCCAGCAAGTGGTCCTGGAGTGTCCTCCCGGCACGGAGCATGTCGAGGCCCCCCAGTCCGCGGGAGCGCTCGGCCAGGTGCGCTTCGTGCGCTACGCGCCAGAGGAGGTCGTGCTGGAGGTGGAGGCCACCCAGCCCGCCGCGCTGGTCCTCAACGACGCCTATTACTCGGGCTGGAGCGCGACGGTGGATGGGCAGCCCGCCTCCATCCTGCCGGCCAACGTGGCGGTGCGGGGCGTGCGGCTGACGGCGGGCACCCACCAGGTCACCTTCTCGTTCCGCGCTCCCGGCCAGCGGCTCGGGGCGACCATCACCCTGGTGACGCTGGGTCTGCTCGGACTCGCGATGCTCGTGCAGGCACGCCAGCGGGCCGCGGGGCACGCGTCTCCCGCCGTCCCGCGCTGA
- a CDS encoding 5'-deoxyadenosine deaminase yields MNRGNTPRTVDLLLTNGTVVTMNREREVLVEADILIQEGRIARVGRGPRPRGTGLRVLDVKGQVVLPGFVHGHLHACQTLFRNRADGLELLDWLRERIWPFEAAHDPDSMRASADLTFAELIRSGSTAALDMGSVRHYDAVFESARDCGFRLTGGKAMMDAPDVPPGLAESTEDSLAESLALLERWHGTHGGRLRYALTPRFVLSCTEKLLREVGRLAREKGVRIHTHASENRTECDVVRQLTGRDNVEWFHEVGLTGPHLTLAHCVWLSEVERRLLRDTGTVVCHCPGSNLKLASGIALVPELLDEGVSVCLGADGAACNNNLDMFVEMRLAALLHNPRVGPRGMPAERVLEMATLGGARALGLEAELGSLEVGKRADVTVVDLSGLHALPSDPADVLSPLVYAARASDVVHVVIDGRLVLKDRALLTLDAAAVAANARRHSARLTARARPPSRARPVARAR; encoded by the coding sequence ATGAACCGTGGTAATACCCCTCGGACCGTGGACCTCCTCCTCACCAACGGCACCGTCGTGACGATGAACCGCGAGCGCGAGGTGCTCGTGGAGGCCGACATCCTCATCCAGGAGGGGCGCATCGCCCGCGTGGGCCGCGGCCCGCGCCCGCGGGGCACCGGGCTCCGGGTGCTGGACGTGAAGGGCCAGGTGGTGCTGCCCGGCTTCGTCCACGGCCACCTGCATGCCTGTCAGACGCTTTTCCGCAACCGGGCGGATGGGCTGGAGCTGCTCGACTGGCTGCGCGAGCGCATCTGGCCCTTCGAGGCCGCGCACGATCCGGACTCCATGCGCGCCTCGGCGGATCTCACCTTCGCGGAGCTCATCCGCTCGGGCTCCACGGCCGCGCTCGACATGGGCTCGGTGCGCCACTACGACGCCGTCTTCGAGTCCGCCCGGGACTGCGGCTTCCGGCTCACCGGCGGCAAGGCGATGATGGACGCGCCCGACGTGCCCCCGGGCCTCGCCGAGTCCACCGAGGACTCGCTGGCCGAGAGCCTCGCGCTGCTGGAGCGCTGGCACGGCACCCACGGGGGACGGCTGCGCTATGCCCTCACCCCGCGCTTCGTCCTGTCCTGCACGGAGAAGCTCCTGCGCGAGGTGGGACGGCTGGCGCGCGAGAAGGGCGTGCGCATCCACACCCACGCGAGCGAGAACCGCACCGAGTGCGACGTGGTGCGCCAGCTCACCGGCCGGGACAACGTGGAGTGGTTCCACGAGGTGGGCCTCACCGGGCCCCACCTGACGCTCGCCCACTGTGTGTGGCTCTCCGAGGTCGAGCGCCGTCTGCTCCGGGACACGGGCACGGTGGTGTGCCACTGCCCGGGCTCCAACCTCAAGCTCGCCTCGGGCATCGCCCTGGTGCCGGAGCTGCTCGACGAGGGCGTGTCCGTCTGCCTCGGCGCGGACGGCGCCGCGTGCAACAACAACCTGGACATGTTCGTGGAGATGCGGCTGGCGGCGCTGCTGCACAATCCCCGGGTGGGCCCCCGGGGCATGCCCGCCGAGCGCGTCCTGGAGATGGCCACGCTCGGTGGTGCCCGGGCCCTGGGCCTGGAGGCCGAGCTGGGCTCGCTGGAGGTGGGCAAGCGCGCCGACGTCACCGTGGTGGACCTGTCCGGCCTGCACGCCCTGCCGTCCGACCCGGCCGACGTGCTCTCTCCGCTCGTCTACGCCGCGCGCGCTTCCGACGTGGTGCACGTGGTCATCGATGGGCGGCTCGTTCTCAAGGACCGGGCACTGCTCACCCTGGACGCCGCCGCCGTGGCCGCCAACGCCCGCCGCCACTCCGCCCGTCTCACCGCGCGCGCCCGGCCCCCCTCCCGTGCCCGCCCCGTGGCCCGCGCCCGCTGA
- a CDS encoding cytidine deaminase, with translation MSTDIPWDNLFAAAAKVRERAHAPYSRFPVGAAVLYPDGEVVTGCNVENSSYGLSACAERNALAAGVAQGRGRPVAVAIVVDTPTPCPPCGMCRQVMLEFAPRELPVRSRNLKGDEARYSLGELLPHAFSSDFL, from the coding sequence ATGAGCACGGACATTCCCTGGGACAATCTCTTCGCGGCGGCGGCGAAGGTGCGCGAGCGCGCGCATGCTCCCTATTCACGCTTCCCGGTGGGGGCGGCGGTGCTGTACCCGGATGGTGAGGTGGTGACGGGCTGCAACGTGGAGAACTCCTCCTACGGCCTGTCCGCCTGTGCCGAGCGCAACGCGCTGGCGGCGGGGGTGGCCCAGGGCCGCGGCCGTCCGGTGGCGGTGGCCATCGTGGTGGACACGCCCACGCCGTGTCCGCCGTGCGGCATGTGCCGGCAGGTGATGTTGGAGTTCGCTCCCAGGGAGCTGCCCGTGCGCAGCCGCAACCTCAAGGGAGACGAGGCGCGCTACTCACTCGGGGAACTGCTGCCCCACGCCTTCTCCAGCGACTTCCTCTGA
- a CDS encoding ABC transporter ATP-binding protein, producing MSLDIGTGEVLALVGENGAGKSTLMNVLYGLYHADAGEVLMEGQPVRLKSPRDAIARGIGMVHQHFMLVPTLTVAENVVLGREPTRFGRLDQERACQEVAATCERFGFKLDPRARVDTLSVGSQQKVEIVKALHRGAQVLILDEPTAVLTPQESDDLFRVARGLAAGGRTVVFISHKLREVLSVAERVVVMRRGRRVAEVRAAETRPEELAALMVGEARMPTSEAQAYHPPTGERLLETRGLTARGEDDRPVLRGVSLEVHAGEIVGIAGVDGNGQREFAEVLTGLRKLDSGSGTLLGGALEGLTPAEARRRGVGHVPEDRLWRAVVKAMSVEENVALGRQAQVPFAKGARVDFEGRRERTQTLLKAYDVRPPDPRLPLQVLSGGNQQKVVVARELDASPRLLVVVQPTRGLDIGAVAQVQAKLREARDRGAGVVLVSLDLEEVLALADRVYVFFEGRVSGTFTRPEFDEREIGRRMLGTGQEVAHG from the coding sequence GTGTCCCTGGACATCGGCACCGGGGAAGTGCTCGCCCTGGTGGGCGAGAACGGCGCGGGCAAGTCCACCCTCATGAACGTCCTCTATGGGCTCTACCACGCGGACGCGGGGGAGGTGCTCATGGAGGGCCAGCCCGTGCGCCTGAAGAGCCCTCGGGACGCCATCGCCCGGGGCATCGGCATGGTGCACCAGCACTTCATGCTCGTGCCCACCCTCACGGTGGCGGAGAACGTGGTGCTCGGCCGCGAGCCCACGCGCTTCGGGCGCCTGGACCAGGAGCGCGCGTGCCAGGAAGTGGCCGCCACGTGCGAGCGCTTCGGCTTCAAGTTGGATCCCCGCGCCCGCGTGGACACGCTCAGCGTGGGCTCGCAGCAGAAGGTGGAGATCGTCAAGGCGCTGCACCGCGGCGCGCAGGTGCTCATCCTCGACGAGCCCACCGCCGTGCTCACCCCCCAGGAGTCGGATGACCTGTTCCGGGTGGCGCGGGGGCTGGCGGCGGGAGGGCGCACGGTCGTCTTCATCAGCCACAAGCTGCGCGAGGTGCTCAGCGTGGCCGAGCGCGTGGTGGTGATGCGGCGCGGCCGGCGCGTGGCCGAGGTGCGCGCCGCGGAGACGCGCCCCGAGGAGCTGGCGGCGCTGATGGTGGGCGAGGCGCGCATGCCCACCTCCGAGGCGCAGGCATACCACCCGCCCACGGGCGAGCGGCTGCTGGAGACGCGCGGGCTGACGGCCCGAGGCGAGGACGACCGGCCCGTGCTCCGGGGCGTGTCGCTGGAGGTCCACGCGGGGGAGATCGTCGGCATCGCCGGAGTGGACGGCAACGGACAGCGCGAGTTCGCCGAGGTGCTCACGGGCCTGCGGAAGCTGGACTCGGGGAGCGGCACGCTCCTGGGTGGAGCGCTCGAGGGCCTGACACCCGCGGAGGCGCGGCGCCGGGGCGTGGGCCACGTGCCCGAGGATCGGCTGTGGCGCGCGGTGGTGAAGGCCATGAGCGTGGAGGAGAACGTGGCGCTGGGGCGGCAGGCCCAGGTGCCCTTCGCGAAGGGGGCCCGGGTGGACTTCGAGGGCCGCCGGGAGCGCACCCAGACGCTGCTGAAGGCCTATGACGTGCGGCCGCCGGATCCGCGGCTGCCCCTGCAGGTGCTCTCCGGCGGCAACCAGCAGAAGGTGGTGGTGGCGCGCGAGCTGGATGCCTCGCCCCGGCTGCTCGTGGTGGTGCAGCCCACGCGTGGCCTGGACATCGGCGCGGTGGCGCAGGTGCAGGCGAAGTTGCGCGAGGCGAGGGACAGAGGCGCCGGCGTGGTGCTCGTCTCGTTGGATCTGGAAGAGGTGCTCGCCCTGGCGGATCGCGTCTACGTCTTCTTCGAGGGCCGCGTGAGCGGCACCTTCACCCGGCCCGAGTTCGACGAGCGGGAGATCGGCCGGCGGATGCTCGGCACCGGACAGGAGGTGGCGCATGGGTGA
- a CDS encoding PspA/IM30 family protein, whose product MWQRFKRAMRSFAGFFVSSIEDPELILEQNIRDLNDQVPKMNESIAMVRANLTLLEKENAKYQQDIRDLTAKVKAAIQAGRDDLAAQYASKLQIEKGALERNEQQLATAKQAYEKSLSLKKSFMREKERKTQEAMTAIRDARRAQWQSKVADAMESFTVAGIDQTHGEMLRKVQEKAAVNEARMQMALDSVDHQAVQIEEDAEALQAMDLVKQMKMEMGLDSPAPVSDVSAGPEKTIGKKVEIK is encoded by the coding sequence ATGTGGCAACGGTTCAAGAGGGCAATGCGCAGCTTCGCTGGCTTCTTCGTCTCCTCCATCGAGGATCCGGAGCTCATCCTCGAGCAGAACATCCGGGACCTGAACGATCAGGTGCCGAAGATGAACGAGTCCATCGCCATGGTGCGGGCGAACCTGACGCTCCTGGAGAAGGAGAACGCCAAGTACCAGCAGGACATCCGCGATCTGACGGCCAAGGTGAAGGCGGCCATCCAGGCGGGGCGTGATGACCTGGCGGCCCAGTACGCGAGCAAGCTGCAGATCGAGAAGGGCGCCCTGGAGCGCAACGAGCAGCAGCTGGCGACGGCCAAGCAGGCGTACGAGAAGTCGCTCAGCCTGAAGAAGTCCTTCATGCGCGAGAAGGAGCGCAAGACGCAGGAGGCCATGACGGCCATCCGCGACGCGCGCCGCGCCCAGTGGCAGTCCAAGGTGGCCGACGCCATGGAGTCCTTCACCGTCGCGGGCATCGACCAGACGCACGGCGAGATGCTGCGCAAGGTGCAGGAGAAGGCGGCCGTCAACGAGGCGCGCATGCAGATGGCGCTCGACTCGGTGGACCACCAGGCCGTGCAGATCGAGGAGGACGCCGAGGCGCTGCAGGCGATGGACCTCGTGAAGCAGATGAAGATGGAGATGGGCCTGGACAGCCCCGCGCCGGTGTCCGACGTGAGCGCCGGTCCGGAGAAGACCATCGGCAAGAAGGTGGAGATCAAGTAG
- a CDS encoding thymidine phosphorylase: MRPYELIKAKRDGKRLEPGDIRAFIEAYTSGDVADYQMSALCMAVFFRGLDAVELGAWTRAMLESGEVLDLGDVPGVKVDKHSTGGVGDKVSLSLAPLAAACGVPVPMISGRGLGHTGGTLDKLESIPGFKVDLPVGDYRRLVREVGCCLIGQTASVAPADKKLYALRDVTATVDCIPLICSSIMSKKLAEGIDALVLDVKVGSGAFMKTVEDARLLARTMIGVGAEMGRKVTALLTDMNQPLGRAVGNALEVVEAVEMLRGRAPADYTEVTLALTAEMLVLGGRAASLAEARQKLERAVQDGSAVRKFQEIVQAQGGDPRAIDDYSLLPQARSQVDVLATEEGFVTGIQTEAVGLAAVALGAGRQRVDSRIDPAVGFTLLRKVGEPVKKGDPLVRIHYNDPAPVEDVRARLLAAYTCGPRAPEPQPLILERLG, translated from the coding sequence GTGAGACCCTACGAGCTCATCAAGGCCAAGCGGGATGGGAAGCGGTTGGAACCCGGCGACATCCGGGCGTTCATCGAGGCGTATACCTCGGGGGACGTCGCGGACTACCAGATGTCCGCCCTGTGCATGGCGGTCTTCTTCCGGGGACTGGACGCGGTGGAACTGGGCGCCTGGACGCGGGCGATGCTCGAGTCCGGTGAGGTGCTGGACCTCGGGGACGTGCCCGGAGTGAAGGTGGACAAGCACTCCACGGGAGGGGTGGGCGACAAGGTGTCGTTGAGCCTGGCGCCGCTGGCGGCCGCCTGCGGGGTGCCCGTGCCGATGATCTCCGGGCGGGGCCTGGGGCATACGGGAGGGACGCTGGACAAGCTGGAGTCCATCCCCGGCTTCAAGGTGGATCTGCCGGTGGGCGACTACCGCCGCCTGGTGCGCGAGGTGGGCTGCTGCCTCATCGGCCAGACGGCCTCGGTGGCCCCCGCGGACAAGAAGCTCTACGCGCTGCGTGATGTGACGGCCACGGTGGACTGCATCCCGCTCATCTGCAGCTCCATCATGAGCAAGAAGCTCGCGGAGGGCATCGACGCGCTGGTGCTGGACGTGAAGGTGGGCAGCGGCGCCTTCATGAAGACGGTGGAGGACGCGCGGCTGCTGGCCCGGACGATGATCGGCGTGGGCGCGGAGATGGGCCGCAAGGTGACGGCGCTGCTCACGGACATGAACCAGCCCCTGGGGCGCGCGGTGGGCAACGCGCTGGAGGTGGTGGAGGCCGTGGAGATGCTGCGCGGCCGCGCCCCGGCCGACTACACCGAGGTGACGCTGGCGCTCACCGCGGAGATGCTGGTGCTGGGCGGCCGGGCGGCCTCGCTCGCCGAGGCGCGTCAGAAGCTGGAGCGGGCGGTGCAGGACGGCAGCGCGGTGCGCAAGTTCCAGGAGATCGTCCAGGCGCAGGGGGGAGACCCGCGCGCCATCGACGATTATTCCCTCCTGCCCCAGGCGCGCTCGCAGGTGGACGTGCTGGCGACCGAGGAGGGCTTCGTCACCGGCATCCAGACGGAGGCGGTGGGCCTGGCGGCGGTGGCGCTGGGGGCCGGACGTCAGCGGGTGGACAGCCGCATCGATCCCGCCGTGGGCTTCACCCTGCTGCGCAAGGTGGGCGAGCCGGTGAAGAAGGGAGACCCGCTGGTGCGCATCCACTATAATGACCCGGCGCCGGTGGAGGATGTGCGGGCGCGACTGTTGGCGGCCTATACCTGTGGACCTCGGGCACCCGAGCCCCAGCCGTTGATCCTGGAGCGATTAGGATGA
- a CDS encoding ABC transporter substrate-binding protein, with amino-acid sequence MALRRGPGLIPFLVLCALGAAWLLASPLGYLDRLQARFFPAAKDAVRLSPGDFPAGVTAPMADLASVPLRPTLIGFTARGSAAALLLATGGASTLDNPAPPPGAAQGVLKTAYAMDARAVVFANEDELRQALSVGAEHGGVDLAVLSVDRLAAWLPALRDAAPRTVLLVGRSRGQEALAAVGVTELAQLRGKRLGVYPSGSSSYFALWVLSRAGLRMSDVRWVDLPSTLDAGRALREGRADAVAGLWGDVELAARDRGGQVLATTADAPHLVASVLVARGDYAARYPDALRRIIRGLLDAGQSVAKDPAPAARLLGEVAPYLGDPSEAIRSAPPATLADNRAFFGLSGEAPVTYDELFQSASALYQKIRRTAKAPPAEDTRDLGALKYVSEARGP; translated from the coding sequence ATGGCGTTGCGACGCGGACCCGGCCTCATTCCGTTCCTGGTGCTGTGCGCCCTGGGGGCCGCCTGGCTGCTGGCCTCGCCCCTGGGCTACCTGGACAGGCTCCAGGCGCGCTTCTTCCCGGCCGCCAAGGACGCCGTGCGCCTGTCGCCGGGAGACTTCCCCGCGGGGGTGACGGCGCCCATGGCGGATCTGGCCTCGGTGCCGCTGCGGCCCACCCTCATCGGCTTCACCGCGCGCGGCTCGGCGGCGGCGCTGCTGCTGGCCACGGGCGGCGCGTCGACGCTGGACAACCCCGCGCCTCCTCCGGGCGCGGCGCAGGGCGTGCTCAAGACGGCCTATGCCATGGACGCGCGCGCCGTCGTCTTCGCCAACGAGGACGAGCTGCGGCAGGCGCTCTCGGTGGGCGCCGAGCATGGCGGGGTGGATCTGGCGGTGCTCTCGGTGGACCGGCTGGCGGCGTGGCTGCCCGCGCTCCGGGACGCGGCGCCGCGCACGGTGTTGCTCGTGGGGCGCAGCCGGGGGCAGGAGGCCCTGGCGGCGGTGGGCGTGACGGAGCTCGCGCAGCTGCGGGGCAAGCGCCTGGGCGTGTACCCCTCGGGCTCCTCCTCCTATTTCGCGCTGTGGGTGCTCTCGCGCGCGGGCCTGCGCATGTCGGACGTGCGGTGGGTGGACCTGCCCTCCACGCTGGACGCGGGCCGGGCGCTGCGCGAGGGCCGGGCGGACGCGGTGGCGGGTCTGTGGGGGGACGTGGAGCTGGCCGCGAGGGACAGAGGCGGTCAGGTGCTGGCCACCACGGCGGACGCGCCGCACCTGGTGGCCTCGGTGCTGGTGGCCCGGGGAGACTACGCCGCGCGCTACCCGGACGCGCTCCGGCGCATCATCCGGGGCCTGCTGGACGCGGGGCAGAGCGTGGCGAAGGATCCGGCGCCCGCGGCGCGGCTGCTCGGCGAGGTGGCCCCCTACCTGGGAGACCCGTCCGAGGCCATCCGCAGCGCTCCCCCGGCGACACTGGCGGACAATCGCGCCTTCTTCGGGCTTTCCGGCGAGGCGCCCGTCACCTATGACGAGCTCTTCCAGAGCGCCTCGGCGCTCTACCAGAAGATCAGGCGCACGGCGAAGGCACCGCCAGCCGAGGACACTCGCGATCTCGGCGCGCTGAAATACGTGTCGGAGGCGCGAGGGCCATGA
- a CDS encoding PilZ domain-containing protein, with protein MSASSGDERRSSLRVSMRFRIRKAGSSDSFDSREGNISLGGFAWHGAALSVGTEVEARFKLPGTSEELQVRGQVLNVSYGARGTSAHVRFLDLSDEVERRISQYLEEVEQAESNQRGGS; from the coding sequence ATGAGTGCATCGTCCGGAGATGAGCGCCGGTCCTCGCTCCGGGTGTCGATGCGCTTTCGGATCCGGAAGGCGGGTAGCTCGGACTCGTTCGACTCCCGGGAGGGTAATATCTCGCTGGGGGGCTTCGCCTGGCACGGCGCGGCCCTGTCGGTGGGGACCGAGGTGGAGGCTCGCTTCAAGTTGCCCGGCACGAGCGAGGAGCTCCAGGTCCGGGGCCAGGTGCTCAACGTGAGCTACGGCGCGCGCGGCACCTCCGCGCACGTGCGCTTCCTGGACCTGTCGGACGAGGTGGAGCGGCGCATCTCCCAGTATCTGGAGGAAGTGGAGCAGGCGGAGTCCAACCAACGAGGTGGCTCATGA